Proteins co-encoded in one Capsicum annuum cultivar UCD-10X-F1 chromosome 9, UCD10Xv1.1, whole genome shotgun sequence genomic window:
- the LOC107843033 gene encoding E3 ubiquitin-protein ligase UPL4 isoform X2, translating into MGNRGQKRTENVDELPADKRACSSTEFRPSSSNSVVHTTMSSLHERRNGDVGTSSSSSSSSSGSSEGEKDSAYGSCESDNSYRDIYRQQLLGNQGKFKGVLSSLSKESGDSALLAALTELCDLLSFSPDSSMSNLMADSFSPLLVRLARHESNPDIMLLAIRAMTYLCEVHPRSSTYLVNHDAVPALCQRLMAIEYLDVAEQCLQALEKISREQPIVCLQSGAIMACLSYIDFLSTSVQRKALLTVVNICKKLPSGCPSPLMEAVPVLCNLLLYEDIQLVESVATCLIRIVEQACHSSDMLDQLCEHRLVEQVTHLIELNGRTTVSQSVYVGLIGLLVKLAAGSIVAVNTLFELNISHILKDVLSTHDFSHGVPSTLMIDGHYNQVDEVLKLLNELLPPISREQNVQLAADKEHFLISHPDLLQKFGFDLLPVLIQVVNSGVNLYACHGCLSVMNKLVYFSKSDLLGFLQNTNVSSFLAGVFTRKDPHVLILALQIVDKLLEKLSHVFLNSFVKEGVLFAVDALLSSEKCSQSLFSVSNGVQASDEACQGSEPRSAVKCLCFASDAVQSPTGPETRTCKIDKETVQSLARHIRTNYFATDPMNPSLGITDVLQKLKTLSSALNELVHKFSSSTAPLQEKEEFYPVLHQIMSELNGNHAISTFEFIESGVVKSLVNYLSNGQYFGQKIDGDGSLNQLYIVEKRFELFGRLLLYNSGPSLEDSSFLALVRRLHSALCSVENFPVILSHASKLRNSYATIPYGQCTSYPCLKVQFVKGDGESLLGDYTENVVNVDPFSPLETIEGYLWPKVSRKKSEKLNPSTVDLEEESPSRVSQDVSTSQGKNPVPMESDTTSTDSHEIQEFLEKGKLNSSEVDSSTSLVCTGCCDDENIAPKLIFYLDGQKLNHKLSLYQAVLQQQIKAENDIITNSSMWSQVHRVTFRRFVRHKPGCPHSCKHAVHYTPSEKPTAWWQYTPSFSSLFGSEMVDLEKSSPTYDILFLLRSLEGLNRFSFHLGSRTKINAFAEGKTTNLGDIKVTNSDLPQNEFASTKLTEKLELQMRNPFSVSIGGMPAWCGQLVNSCPFLFGFDSRCKYFRLVAFGRQSIQPESSSHNTAAGTNGRHQNSSGIRRKKFLVHRSSILDSARQMMDLHANQKVVIEVEYNDEVGTGLGPTLEFFTLVSHEFQKIGLGMWRGDHMAHGSVSVEDKSGITFSPLGLFPRPWSPSAHSLSGLEFSEVLKRFVLLGQIVAKSLQDGRVLDLRLSKAFYKLILGKELTVYDIQSFDPELGGVLLEFQALVERKRHMESFCDGKSSLDLELNFRNTKISDLCLDYTLPGYPDYVLNSASDAKMVDSSNLEEYVLLIVDATLNSGISRQIGAFKSGFDQVFPIRHLQVFTEDELERLLCGECGFWNSNELLDHIKFDHGYTANSPPVINLLEIMREFDSKQQRAFLQFVTGAPRLPPGGLASLNPKLTIVRKSCSVWVDAELPSVMTCANYLKLPPYSSKERMKEKLLYAITEGQGSFYLS; encoded by the exons ATGGGAAACCGGGGGCAGAAAAGAACTGAAAATGTTGATGAATTGCCTGCGGATAAGCGAGCCTGTAGCTCAACCGAATTCAGGCCAAGTTCTTCCAACTCAGTGGTTCATACTACAATGAGTTCCCTACATGAAAGGCGCAATGGTGATGTGggcacatcatcatcatcatcatcatcatcttcaggGTCAAGTGAAGGTGAAAAGGACTCTGCTTATGGATCTTGTGAATCTGATAATAGTTATAGGGACATTTACAGGCAGCAACTGCTGGGCAATCAGGGCAAATTCAAAGGAGTTTTGTCAAGTTTGAGCAAGGAATCTGGTGATTCAGCACTGTTGGCTGCTCTAACGGAGTTATGTGACTTGTTATCTTTTTCTCCTGATAGTTCAATGTCAAACTTAATGGCAGATTCATTTTCTCCCCTTCTTGTAAGATTGGCTAGGCATGAGAGCAATCCTGATATAATGCTATTAGCAATCAGGGCAATGACTTATTTATGTGAAGTTCATCCTCGTTCTTCGACCTACCTTGTCAATCATGACGCAGTTCCTGCCCTTTGTCAAAGGCTAATGGCCATTGAGTACTTGGATGTGGCTGAACAG TGTTTGCAAGCACTAGAGAAAATCTCGCGTGAACAACCAATAGTGTGTTTGCAATCTGGGGCTATCATGGCCTGTTTAAGTTATATCGATTTCTTGTCAACAAGTGTGCAG AGGAAGGCACTCTTAACTGTCGTAAATATTTGTAAAAAGCTTCCCTCCGGATGTCCTTCACCTCTAATGGAGGCGGTTCCGGTTTTGTGCAATCTTCTTTTATATGAGGATATACAG CTTGTTGAGAGTGTAGCTACTTGTTTGATTAGAATAGTCGAGCAGGCATGCCACTCTTCGGATATGCTGGACCAACTGTGTGAACATAGGCTGGTTGAGCAAGTCACGCATCTCATAGAGTTGAATGGTCGAACAACAGTTAGCCAATCAGTTTATGTT GGTTTAATTGGGTTACTTGTCAAACTGGCTGCTGGATCTATCGTGGCTGTCAATACTCTCTTTGAACTTAACATCAGCCACATATTAAAGGACGTTTTATCCACTCATGACTTCTCACATGGGGTGCCTTCTACTCTGATGATTGATGGACATTATAATCAG GTAGACGAAGTTCTCAAGCTGTTAAATGAACTTCTTCCTCCCATATCCAGAGAACAGAATGTCCAACTAGCTGCAGATAAAGAACACTTCCTCATCAGTCACCCTGATCTTCTGCAGAAATTTGGCTTTGATTTACTTCCTGTGCTAATCCAG GTGGTCAATTCTGGAGTAAATTTATATGCTTGTCATGGCTGTCTATCAGTTATGAATAAGTTAGTTTATTTCAGCAAATCCGACTTGCTTGGATTTCTTCAAAATACTAATGTTTCAAG CTTCTTAGCAGGAGTTTTTACTCGCAAAGATCCTCATGTTCTTATACTAGCCCTTCAGATTGTTGATAAGCTTCTAGAGAAGCTCTCTCATGTTTTCTTGAACTCATTTGTTAAGGAAGGTGTTCTCTTTGCTGTTGATGCACTTCTTTCCTCGGAAAAATGTTCCCAGTCTCTGTTTTCAGTTTCTAATGGTGTTCAAGCATCAGATGAAGCCTGCCAAGGATCAGAGCCACGTTCTGCAGTAAAATGTCTTTGTTTTGCTTCTGATGCTGTTCAGTCTCCAACAGGACCAGAAACAAGGACTTGCAAGATAGACAAAGAGACTGTTCAAAGTCTCGCTAGGCATATCAGGACCAATTACTTTGCAACAGACCCAATGAATCCCAGTTTAGGAATAACCGATGTTCTTCAGAAGCTGAAAACTCTTTCTTCTGCATTAAATGAGCTGGTTCACAAATTTAGTAGCAGCACTGCTCCTCTTCAAGAGAAAGAAGAGTTTTACCCTGTTTTGCATCAAATTATGTCAGAGTTAAATGGGAATCATGCCATTTCCACGTTCGAATTCATTGAGAGTGGAGTTGTGAAGTCTCTAGTGAATTACCTCTCCAATGGCCAATACTTTGGACAAAAAATAGATGGTGATGGATCATTAAATCAGCTGTATATTGTAGAAAAGAGATTTGAGTTGTTTGGTAGATTACTTCTGTATAACTCTGGTCCGTCTCTGGAGGACTCTTCTTTTCTTGCTTTGGTAAGGAGATTGCATAGTGCACTTTGCTCTGTGGAAAACTTCCCAGTCATCTTGAGTCATGCATCTAAGCTACGAAACTCATATGCTACTATCCCGTACGGGCAGTGTACGTCATATCCTTGTCTGAAGGTCCAATTTGTGAAGGGAGATGGGGAGTCATTACTTGGTGATTATACGGAGAATGTTGTGAATGTAGATCCTTTTTCCCCTTTGGAAACAATTGAGGGATACTTGTGGCCAAAAGTGAGTagaaagaaaagtgaaaagttgAACCCATCCACTGTGGATTTAGAGGAAGAGTCACCATCTCGTGTATCACAAGATGTAAGCACGTCTCAAGGTAAAAATCCAGTACCCATGGAATCGGACACCACCTCCACAGATTCCCATGAAATACAG GAGTTTTTGGAGAAAGGAAAACTAAATTCATCTGAAGTTGATAGTAGCACAAGTTTGGTGTGTACTGGATGTtgtgatgatgaaaatattgcaCCTAAATTGATATTCTACCTGGACGGACAGAAGTTGAACCACAAGTTGAGCCTATATCAAGCTGTACTCCAACAGCAGATTAAAGCAGAGAATGACATCATTACTAATTCAAGCATGTGGAGTCAAGTACACAGGGTGACCTTCCGAAGATTTGTGAGACATAAACCAGGATGTCCTCATAGTTGTAAACATGCCGTACATTATACTCCATCTGAGAAACCTACAGCATGGTGGCAGTACACTCCATCTTTCTCTAGCTTGTTTGGTTCTGAAATGGTTGATCTTGAGAAATCAAGTCCAACTTATGATATCTTATTTCTTCTTAGAAGTTTGGAAGGCTTGAACAGGTTCAGTTTTCATCTTGGGTCCCGGACAAAGATAAATGCTTTTGCAGAAGGAAAGACTACCAATTTGGGTGATATAAAGGTCACAAATTCCGATCTCCCTCAGAATGAATTTGCAAGCACTAAATTGACAGAGAAACTAGAACTGCAAATGAGGAATCCCTTTTCTGTTTCCATAGGAGGCATGCCAGCTTGGTGTGGACAATTGGTTAATTCATGCCCCTTCTTGTTTGGTTTCGATTCAAGATGCAAGTACTTCCGCCTTGTAGCATTTGGTCGACAGTCAATTCAGCCCGAATCATCGTCTCATAATACGGCAGCAGGCACAAATGGTAGGCACCAAAACAGTAGTGGTATACGCCGGAAAAAATTCTTAGTTCATCGAAGTAGTATTTTGGATTCTGCAAGACAGATGATGGACCTCCATGCCAATCAGAAGGTTGTCATTGAGGTGGAATATAATGATGAGGTTGGTACTGGTCTTGGTCCAACTCTAGAATTTTTTACCTTGGTCAGTCATGAGTTccagaagattgggctagggatGTGGAGAGGTGATCACATGGCTCATGGAAGCGTGAGTGTAGAGGATAAATCTGGAATCACTTTCTCTCCTCTTGGTCTGTTCCCCCGCCCATGGTCACCTTCAGCCCATTCATTAAGTGGCCTAGAGTTCTCTGAAGTGCTGAAAAGGTTTGTGCTTCTGGGCCAGATAGTTGCGAAGTCTCTCCAAGATGGCAGGGTTCTGGATCTTCGGTTATCTAAAGCATTTTACAAGCTTATTCTTGGGAAG GAACTCACTGTGTATGACATCCAGTCATTTGACCCTGAACTTGGTGGAGTTCTCCTAGAATTTCAGGCTCTTGTTGAAAGAAAAAGACATATGGAATCATTTTGTGACGGAAAATCATCGTTAGACCTTGAACTTAATTTCCGGAATACAAAAATTAGTGATCTTTGTCTTGACTATACTCTTCCTGGCTATCCAGATTATGTCCTTAATTCTGCATCTGATGCAAAAATG GTCGATTCCTCTAACTTAGAGGAGTATGTTTTACTCATTGTGGATGCTACTTTAAATTCTGGAATTTCAAGACAAATTGGAGCATTCAAGTCGGGCTTTGATCAG GTTTTCCCCATCAGACATCTTCAGGTTTTCACTGAAGATGAATTAGAGCGACTATTGTGCGGAGAGTGTGGATTTTGGAAC TCCAATGAGCTTCTGGATCACATCAAGTTTGACCATGGATACACTGCCAACAGTCCTCCAGTTATAAAT ttacttgaaattatgaGGGAGTTTGACAGCAAGCAACAGAGAGCATTCCTGCAGTTTGTGACTGGTGCACCTAGACTGCCTCCAGGGGGTCTGGCATCTCTTAACCCAAAGTTAACAATTGTCCGGAAG AGTTGCAGTGTTTGGGTCGACGCTGAGCTGCCTAGTGTGATGACATGTGCCAATTATCTAAAGCTACCACCTTACTCTTCAAAA GAGAGAATGAAGGAAAAGCTGTTATATGCCATAACGGAAGGACAAGGCTCGTTCTATCTTTCATAG
- the LOC107843033 gene encoding E3 ubiquitin-protein ligase UPL4 isoform X1: protein MGNRGQKRTENVDELPADKRACSSTEFRPSSSNSVVHTTMSSLHERRNGDVGTSSSSSSSSSGSSEGEKDSAYGSCESDNSYRDIYRQQLLGNQGKFKGVLSSLSKESGDSALLAALTELCDLLSFSPDSSMSNLMADSFSPLLVRLARHESNPDIMLLAIRAMTYLCEVHPRSSTYLVNHDAVPALCQRLMAIEYLDVAEQCLQALEKISREQPIVCLQSGAIMACLSYIDFLSTSVQRKALLTVVNICKKLPSGCPSPLMEAVPVLCNLLLYEDIQLVESVATCLIRIVEQACHSSDMLDQLCEHRLVEQVTHLIELNGRTTVSQSVYVGLIGLLVKLAAGSIVAVNTLFELNISHILKDVLSTHDFSHGVPSTLMIDGHYNQVDEVLKLLNELLPPISREQNVQLAADKEHFLISHPDLLQKFGFDLLPVLIQVVNSGVNLYACHGCLSVMNKLVYFSKSDLLGFLQNTNVSSFLAGVFTRKDPHVLILALQIVDKLLEKLSHVFLNSFVKEGVLFAVDALLSSEKCSQSLFSVSNGVQASDEACQGSEPRSAVKCLCFASDAVQSPTGPETRTCKIDKETVQSLARHIRTNYFATDPMNPSLGITDVLQKLKTLSSALNELVHKFSSSTAPLQEKEEFYPVLHQIMSELNGNHAISTFEFIESGVVKSLVNYLSNGQYFGQKIDGDGSLNQLYIVEKRFELFGRLLLYNSGPSLEDSSFLALVRRLHSALCSVENFPVILSHASKLRNSYATIPYGQCTSYPCLKVQFVKGDGESLLGDYTENVVNVDPFSPLETIEGYLWPKVSRKKSEKLNPSTVDLEEESPSRVSQDVSTSQGKNPVPMESDTTSTDSHEIQEVKNNLQLFAEVEIVDIEQRKSDPMDISDVNAEFLEKGKLNSSEVDSSTSLVCTGCCDDENIAPKLIFYLDGQKLNHKLSLYQAVLQQQIKAENDIITNSSMWSQVHRVTFRRFVRHKPGCPHSCKHAVHYTPSEKPTAWWQYTPSFSSLFGSEMVDLEKSSPTYDILFLLRSLEGLNRFSFHLGSRTKINAFAEGKTTNLGDIKVTNSDLPQNEFASTKLTEKLELQMRNPFSVSIGGMPAWCGQLVNSCPFLFGFDSRCKYFRLVAFGRQSIQPESSSHNTAAGTNGRHQNSSGIRRKKFLVHRSSILDSARQMMDLHANQKVVIEVEYNDEVGTGLGPTLEFFTLVSHEFQKIGLGMWRGDHMAHGSVSVEDKSGITFSPLGLFPRPWSPSAHSLSGLEFSEVLKRFVLLGQIVAKSLQDGRVLDLRLSKAFYKLILGKELTVYDIQSFDPELGGVLLEFQALVERKRHMESFCDGKSSLDLELNFRNTKISDLCLDYTLPGYPDYVLNSASDAKMVDSSNLEEYVLLIVDATLNSGISRQIGAFKSGFDQVFPIRHLQVFTEDELERLLCGECGFWNSNELLDHIKFDHGYTANSPPVINLLEIMREFDSKQQRAFLQFVTGAPRLPPGGLASLNPKLTIVRKSCSVWVDAELPSVMTCANYLKLPPYSSKERMKEKLLYAITEGQGSFYLS from the exons ATGGGAAACCGGGGGCAGAAAAGAACTGAAAATGTTGATGAATTGCCTGCGGATAAGCGAGCCTGTAGCTCAACCGAATTCAGGCCAAGTTCTTCCAACTCAGTGGTTCATACTACAATGAGTTCCCTACATGAAAGGCGCAATGGTGATGTGggcacatcatcatcatcatcatcatcatcttcaggGTCAAGTGAAGGTGAAAAGGACTCTGCTTATGGATCTTGTGAATCTGATAATAGTTATAGGGACATTTACAGGCAGCAACTGCTGGGCAATCAGGGCAAATTCAAAGGAGTTTTGTCAAGTTTGAGCAAGGAATCTGGTGATTCAGCACTGTTGGCTGCTCTAACGGAGTTATGTGACTTGTTATCTTTTTCTCCTGATAGTTCAATGTCAAACTTAATGGCAGATTCATTTTCTCCCCTTCTTGTAAGATTGGCTAGGCATGAGAGCAATCCTGATATAATGCTATTAGCAATCAGGGCAATGACTTATTTATGTGAAGTTCATCCTCGTTCTTCGACCTACCTTGTCAATCATGACGCAGTTCCTGCCCTTTGTCAAAGGCTAATGGCCATTGAGTACTTGGATGTGGCTGAACAG TGTTTGCAAGCACTAGAGAAAATCTCGCGTGAACAACCAATAGTGTGTTTGCAATCTGGGGCTATCATGGCCTGTTTAAGTTATATCGATTTCTTGTCAACAAGTGTGCAG AGGAAGGCACTCTTAACTGTCGTAAATATTTGTAAAAAGCTTCCCTCCGGATGTCCTTCACCTCTAATGGAGGCGGTTCCGGTTTTGTGCAATCTTCTTTTATATGAGGATATACAG CTTGTTGAGAGTGTAGCTACTTGTTTGATTAGAATAGTCGAGCAGGCATGCCACTCTTCGGATATGCTGGACCAACTGTGTGAACATAGGCTGGTTGAGCAAGTCACGCATCTCATAGAGTTGAATGGTCGAACAACAGTTAGCCAATCAGTTTATGTT GGTTTAATTGGGTTACTTGTCAAACTGGCTGCTGGATCTATCGTGGCTGTCAATACTCTCTTTGAACTTAACATCAGCCACATATTAAAGGACGTTTTATCCACTCATGACTTCTCACATGGGGTGCCTTCTACTCTGATGATTGATGGACATTATAATCAG GTAGACGAAGTTCTCAAGCTGTTAAATGAACTTCTTCCTCCCATATCCAGAGAACAGAATGTCCAACTAGCTGCAGATAAAGAACACTTCCTCATCAGTCACCCTGATCTTCTGCAGAAATTTGGCTTTGATTTACTTCCTGTGCTAATCCAG GTGGTCAATTCTGGAGTAAATTTATATGCTTGTCATGGCTGTCTATCAGTTATGAATAAGTTAGTTTATTTCAGCAAATCCGACTTGCTTGGATTTCTTCAAAATACTAATGTTTCAAG CTTCTTAGCAGGAGTTTTTACTCGCAAAGATCCTCATGTTCTTATACTAGCCCTTCAGATTGTTGATAAGCTTCTAGAGAAGCTCTCTCATGTTTTCTTGAACTCATTTGTTAAGGAAGGTGTTCTCTTTGCTGTTGATGCACTTCTTTCCTCGGAAAAATGTTCCCAGTCTCTGTTTTCAGTTTCTAATGGTGTTCAAGCATCAGATGAAGCCTGCCAAGGATCAGAGCCACGTTCTGCAGTAAAATGTCTTTGTTTTGCTTCTGATGCTGTTCAGTCTCCAACAGGACCAGAAACAAGGACTTGCAAGATAGACAAAGAGACTGTTCAAAGTCTCGCTAGGCATATCAGGACCAATTACTTTGCAACAGACCCAATGAATCCCAGTTTAGGAATAACCGATGTTCTTCAGAAGCTGAAAACTCTTTCTTCTGCATTAAATGAGCTGGTTCACAAATTTAGTAGCAGCACTGCTCCTCTTCAAGAGAAAGAAGAGTTTTACCCTGTTTTGCATCAAATTATGTCAGAGTTAAATGGGAATCATGCCATTTCCACGTTCGAATTCATTGAGAGTGGAGTTGTGAAGTCTCTAGTGAATTACCTCTCCAATGGCCAATACTTTGGACAAAAAATAGATGGTGATGGATCATTAAATCAGCTGTATATTGTAGAAAAGAGATTTGAGTTGTTTGGTAGATTACTTCTGTATAACTCTGGTCCGTCTCTGGAGGACTCTTCTTTTCTTGCTTTGGTAAGGAGATTGCATAGTGCACTTTGCTCTGTGGAAAACTTCCCAGTCATCTTGAGTCATGCATCTAAGCTACGAAACTCATATGCTACTATCCCGTACGGGCAGTGTACGTCATATCCTTGTCTGAAGGTCCAATTTGTGAAGGGAGATGGGGAGTCATTACTTGGTGATTATACGGAGAATGTTGTGAATGTAGATCCTTTTTCCCCTTTGGAAACAATTGAGGGATACTTGTGGCCAAAAGTGAGTagaaagaaaagtgaaaagttgAACCCATCCACTGTGGATTTAGAGGAAGAGTCACCATCTCGTGTATCACAAGATGTAAGCACGTCTCAAGGTAAAAATCCAGTACCCATGGAATCGGACACCACCTCCACAGATTCCCATGAAATACAG GAGGTGAAGAATAACTTGCAATTATTTGCTGAAGTGGAAATTGTGGATATAGAACAAAGAAAGAGTGATCCAATGGATATTTCAGATGTTAATGCA GAGTTTTTGGAGAAAGGAAAACTAAATTCATCTGAAGTTGATAGTAGCACAAGTTTGGTGTGTACTGGATGTtgtgatgatgaaaatattgcaCCTAAATTGATATTCTACCTGGACGGACAGAAGTTGAACCACAAGTTGAGCCTATATCAAGCTGTACTCCAACAGCAGATTAAAGCAGAGAATGACATCATTACTAATTCAAGCATGTGGAGTCAAGTACACAGGGTGACCTTCCGAAGATTTGTGAGACATAAACCAGGATGTCCTCATAGTTGTAAACATGCCGTACATTATACTCCATCTGAGAAACCTACAGCATGGTGGCAGTACACTCCATCTTTCTCTAGCTTGTTTGGTTCTGAAATGGTTGATCTTGAGAAATCAAGTCCAACTTATGATATCTTATTTCTTCTTAGAAGTTTGGAAGGCTTGAACAGGTTCAGTTTTCATCTTGGGTCCCGGACAAAGATAAATGCTTTTGCAGAAGGAAAGACTACCAATTTGGGTGATATAAAGGTCACAAATTCCGATCTCCCTCAGAATGAATTTGCAAGCACTAAATTGACAGAGAAACTAGAACTGCAAATGAGGAATCCCTTTTCTGTTTCCATAGGAGGCATGCCAGCTTGGTGTGGACAATTGGTTAATTCATGCCCCTTCTTGTTTGGTTTCGATTCAAGATGCAAGTACTTCCGCCTTGTAGCATTTGGTCGACAGTCAATTCAGCCCGAATCATCGTCTCATAATACGGCAGCAGGCACAAATGGTAGGCACCAAAACAGTAGTGGTATACGCCGGAAAAAATTCTTAGTTCATCGAAGTAGTATTTTGGATTCTGCAAGACAGATGATGGACCTCCATGCCAATCAGAAGGTTGTCATTGAGGTGGAATATAATGATGAGGTTGGTACTGGTCTTGGTCCAACTCTAGAATTTTTTACCTTGGTCAGTCATGAGTTccagaagattgggctagggatGTGGAGAGGTGATCACATGGCTCATGGAAGCGTGAGTGTAGAGGATAAATCTGGAATCACTTTCTCTCCTCTTGGTCTGTTCCCCCGCCCATGGTCACCTTCAGCCCATTCATTAAGTGGCCTAGAGTTCTCTGAAGTGCTGAAAAGGTTTGTGCTTCTGGGCCAGATAGTTGCGAAGTCTCTCCAAGATGGCAGGGTTCTGGATCTTCGGTTATCTAAAGCATTTTACAAGCTTATTCTTGGGAAG GAACTCACTGTGTATGACATCCAGTCATTTGACCCTGAACTTGGTGGAGTTCTCCTAGAATTTCAGGCTCTTGTTGAAAGAAAAAGACATATGGAATCATTTTGTGACGGAAAATCATCGTTAGACCTTGAACTTAATTTCCGGAATACAAAAATTAGTGATCTTTGTCTTGACTATACTCTTCCTGGCTATCCAGATTATGTCCTTAATTCTGCATCTGATGCAAAAATG GTCGATTCCTCTAACTTAGAGGAGTATGTTTTACTCATTGTGGATGCTACTTTAAATTCTGGAATTTCAAGACAAATTGGAGCATTCAAGTCGGGCTTTGATCAG GTTTTCCCCATCAGACATCTTCAGGTTTTCACTGAAGATGAATTAGAGCGACTATTGTGCGGAGAGTGTGGATTTTGGAAC TCCAATGAGCTTCTGGATCACATCAAGTTTGACCATGGATACACTGCCAACAGTCCTCCAGTTATAAAT ttacttgaaattatgaGGGAGTTTGACAGCAAGCAACAGAGAGCATTCCTGCAGTTTGTGACTGGTGCACCTAGACTGCCTCCAGGGGGTCTGGCATCTCTTAACCCAAAGTTAACAATTGTCCGGAAG AGTTGCAGTGTTTGGGTCGACGCTGAGCTGCCTAGTGTGATGACATGTGCCAATTATCTAAAGCTACCACCTTACTCTTCAAAA GAGAGAATGAAGGAAAAGCTGTTATATGCCATAACGGAAGGACAAGGCTCGTTCTATCTTTCATAG